Proteins from one Atribacteraceae bacterium genomic window:
- a CDS encoding HAD family phosphatase, translated as MKIHLQCLVFDYGGVISKKQDSKRVADMAAIFDLAPDDFTRAYSMFRDHYDAGAIDYREFWRKIADTHRVSLTAEAVEQLRDLDVRSWSVIDPDMVSFLVNLRRSISTMAVISNITPDLLTALRPQAPWFTLFDELVFSCEERIVKPNPQIFLTCLSRLALSACTCLFIDDTPANVEAARMSGMHAFHYQNLESFREELEARYVLN; from the coding sequence ATGAAGATACATCTCCAATGCCTGGTTTTCGACTACGGCGGGGTGATCAGTAAAAAACAGGATAGTAAGCGGGTAGCGGACATGGCCGCTATTTTCGATCTTGCCCCGGATGATTTTACCCGGGCATACTCCATGTTCCGGGATCATTATGATGCCGGCGCCATCGATTATCGAGAATTCTGGCGAAAGATCGCGGACACGCACAGGGTGAGCCTCACCGCAGAGGCTGTGGAACAACTTCGGGATCTGGACGTCCGAAGCTGGTCAGTGATTGATCCGGACATGGTCTCTTTCCTGGTCAATCTGCGCCGTTCAATCTCGACCATGGCAGTGATATCCAACATCACCCCGGATCTCCTTACCGCCTTGCGGCCGCAAGCTCCCTGGTTTACCCTTTTCGACGAGTTGGTATTCTCCTGTGAGGAAAGAATCGTCAAACCGAATCCGCAGATTTTCTTAACTTGTCTGTCTCGTCTTGCCCTTTCGGCCTGCACGTGCCTGTTCATCGACGATACACCGGCCAATGTTGAAGCCGCCCGAATGTCGGGCATGCATGCTTTCCACTACCAGAATCTTGAGAGTTTCCGGGAAGAGTTGGAGGCGCGGTACGTTTTGAACTAA
- the tadA gene encoding tRNA adenosine(34) deaminase TadA, with translation MNGANGIRTPFGGAARLAPDKVKNQEHERYMAFALREAEKAFREDEVPVGACLVLKGEVVARGHNRRERKNQVISHAEIEVLQKAARRLGSWRLPDAVLYVTLEPCLMCAGAILQARIQTVVFGTRDPKGGVAGSVIDVFSTKLFNHRTEIIEGIYREGCSQILQKYFTMKRQRGEVAESG, from the coding sequence ATGAACGGCGCCAATGGAATCAGAACCCCATTCGGTGGAGCAGCCCGCCTTGCCCCGGACAAGGTCAAAAATCAGGAGCACGAACGGTATATGGCCTTCGCCCTCCGGGAAGCGGAAAAGGCTTTTCGGGAAGATGAAGTACCGGTGGGGGCCTGCCTGGTCTTGAAAGGTGAGGTGGTAGCCCGGGGACACAACCGGCGAGAGCGGAAAAACCAGGTCATTTCCCACGCTGAAATCGAGGTACTCCAGAAAGCCGCCCGCCGGCTAGGGAGTTGGCGTTTGCCAGACGCGGTCCTGTACGTGACTCTCGAGCCGTGCCTGATGTGTGCCGGGGCGATTCTTCAGGCCCGTATCCAGACGGTGGTCTTCGGGACCCGGGATCCAAAAGGCGGGGTGGCCGGAAGCGTCATCGACGTGTTCAGCACGAAGCTCTTTAATCACCGTACAGAAATAATCGAGGGAATCTATCGGGAAGGGTGTAGCCAAATCCTACAGAAATATTTTACAATGAAGCGGCAGCGTGGAGAGGTGGCTGAGTCTGGTTGA
- a CDS encoding NAD/NADP octopine/nopaline dehydrogenase family protein, with translation MTTNVTYTVLGAGHGGQALAGYLALKGYNVNLFNRTYERINSVRMMGGIQVEGEIQGFAQLGIVTDNIAEAIKGAQILMVVVPAYGHRYMAENLGPVLEDGQIIVLNPGRTGGALEVRQILKEQEIKARVIIAEAQTFIFASRITGPAQVKIFRVKNSIPVAALPAYKTVEVVQALRKALPQFLPEDNILKTSFNNIGAVFHPTLTILNAARIESTHGGFDYYIEGITPATSLILAEVDKERVKVAEGLGIRAITARDWLYSAYDAHGRNLYEAIQNNSGYRGIQAPSTIYTRYIIEDVPMSLVPISSFGKMLGIPTPTIDNMIHLASLLHERDYWREGRTVEKLGLANLSVKEIRELVVMEEAKEVQV, from the coding sequence ATGACAACTAACGTGACTTACACCGTTCTGGGCGCCGGACACGGCGGGCAGGCGCTGGCCGGTTACCTGGCCCTGAAAGGATATAACGTAAATCTGTTCAACCGGACGTACGAACGGATCAATTCCGTCCGGATGATGGGCGGTATCCAGGTGGAGGGGGAAATCCAGGGTTTCGCCCAACTGGGAATCGTCACCGACAACATCGCCGAAGCGATCAAAGGCGCCCAGATCCTGATGGTGGTCGTCCCGGCTTATGGACACCGCTACATGGCCGAAAACCTGGGACCGGTTCTCGAGGACGGACAGATCATCGTATTGAATCCGGGCCGTACGGGAGGGGCGCTCGAGGTCAGGCAGATCCTGAAAGAGCAGGAAATCAAGGCCCGGGTGATCATCGCCGAAGCCCAAACCTTTATCTTCGCCAGCCGGATCACCGGGCCCGCCCAAGTGAAGATTTTCCGGGTGAAAAATTCCATTCCCGTCGCAGCCCTGCCCGCCTACAAAACGGTCGAAGTGGTCCAGGCCCTGCGTAAGGCCCTTCCCCAGTTCCTGCCCGAAGACAATATCCTGAAAACGAGTTTCAACAATATCGGCGCAGTCTTTCATCCCACTCTCACCATCCTGAACGCCGCCCGCATCGAGAGCACCCACGGAGGATTCGACTACTACATCGAGGGTATTACCCCGGCGACATCCCTGATCCTGGCCGAAGTGGACAAGGAACGGGTCAAGGTTGCCGAAGGGCTGGGTATACGGGCCATCACCGCCCGGGACTGGCTCTACTCGGCCTACGACGCTCACGGCCGCAACCTCTATGAGGCGATCCAGAACAACTCCGGTTATCGGGGCATCCAGGCACCATCCACCATCTACACCCGCTACATAATCGAAGACGTTCCCATGAGCCTGGTCCCCATTTCTTCCTTTGGGAAAATGCTCGGGATCCCCACCCCTACCATCGACAACATGATCCATCTCGCCAGTCTACTTCATGAGCGGGATTACTGGCGGGAGGGAAGGACCGTGGAGAAACTGGGTCTCGCTAATCTGAGCGTCAAGGAAATCCGGGAACTGGTAGTGATGGAAGAGGCTAAGGAGGTCCAAGTATGA